In Rhopalosiphum padi isolate XX-2018 chromosome 3, ASM2088224v1, whole genome shotgun sequence, the genomic stretch TTTGATATTGAGGTATAGAAATGAAAAAttgcaaataaaatttattgtatttgtttatttaatagattaaaattgtatttccaaTGTATATTCATTAATTACCATATTTCTGGAAGGTCCATTCTTTATTATCAAGTGGACATACTTGACGAGTTTCTAACCAACGAGATATGCAGTGTAAATGATAAGTATGATTGCATATACCCCATGCAACAATACATTTCTCACTATTATCATCATGTGATGATTGATTGGCTTGACATTCAATGCATAAGTCCATGATGTGATTACGGCAGATGGCACAGTTGTCTACAACTATATCCCAAGACCATAACGCGATACCATTCCATTTCAATACTTCTATTCTTGGCTTTTTTTCTCTGCTGCTGGTGCTTGATGACGGACCAGCTTCTTCATTAACTTCCATGGttccttaaaatattaacatattttaatatttcttagaaATACAGTtcacaaaattgtattaaaataatattaaatttaaaattatatgtacctatataataagatattaacaATATTGGCCTGTGGGTTATGCATTTTTCAAACCatccttttttttaaacagcCATAAGTTacataattctaaatttaaaatagttaagacATCTCATCAACAAATGCATAACTTTcctttacatattaaaaatagatatccaaataaaataaataaaatattatgttattaaattaatgtgtaaACTTTGTAATGCCCTAGTAttcatataacaaatattttgattacttCTGTCagatcatatttaatttaagcctCCTTAATCAATgctaaatcttaaaaataaattaaaaattataatcataggtTAGGAGGTAATCATAATTATACGCATAGGATAGTCACTAATCAGGTACTAGGATaggtatttttagttttttgaactttttttttaagtgttcacAGTTGGTTATATGGGTAATAATCAATGGATTTGTATGCGTTACATACAAATCAAGACACATCTTAATTTGTGgcgttaaaatacataataataaaaccgttATCGGTATGAATGTAGTATGTAGTATGTTATGTACcactaatacatttaaatattttttatataccctAAATGTggcagtatttatattatatggtgttACTACTTGTTTATTACTTGtagtatcataattcataaaaaataattgaattgtacatttttaaatggcaaTGAAAGAATACCACATACCGATGTCaacattaattgttatatttattatacaagcgTACAgcataaacaatttttctttagCTAAAGGAATTTGTGTCATTAAgatttaatattacagtgaattaaccaattttcaaatttcaaggtaaaaacataacatttgGTCTGTAAAATGCAAATTTACTGTTGTATGTTTGTAAAACAAAGAAAACTCATATGGCTATGACACCTTTTTagagattttttaatattacataaagtaATTAggtatgtgtattttatatgtgattaattaatttcatgatATATGgttaaacaaaatgttattttttcagcTCTTCCCAAATTGTTGGAACGAAacaaaagtaaaatacttattttattgatgATTGTCTTGGTGATAATATAAGCACTCATTTGTGattgaaattataatcaaaccacaaccaaaaatatttgtatttatttcagttcaagttactaaaaacggtaaatacctatttaatatgatgtaatttcttaaatgattttataataatactaatttgtattttgtattacttataatGCTTATGGCATTAAAAACGTAGAGTTAAACTTACCTTCGGTCTTCGAAACTAAATCGTTATTCATAGCtacttttagtataatatttcttgtttctaaataaaatttattttattaaagtgcAAACCagaatacatttattagtattgcagaaataaatgataaattaatatgaattgataatgcaaaaacaaaacaaacttaaagtaagtatataggtactataaacatAACCTAAAAAATATCCATTGCTTATTTTTTCCAAGATGCGGTATCCCAAACAATTTTGTTCGCCCTTATCGGTGTAAACAAAAGTGCGCTGATATGTTTTCAATTACAGTGTTTGTATTTCACAGCTAGAGGCGGATTTCCCATTAGGCACTGTAGACAGCTGACTAGGGCGGCAAAATTTGGGAGGGGGCGGCAAATTTTGCagcgttttattaaaaaaacatcaaacgtataaaaaaaaaaattggaaaattaattacagtatatttacgaaaaataattaataatgtgcgtatttttttatattttatatctttgtaTATCGTATACCATATACGGTATACCGTGTACCTATCTATTttgattcattataatttatagtcattataaatatagtaaacaactgtataaaaaacagttttttataatactatatttaagtattttaatttaatacattggtATAGTGAGGGGcgcaattttaatgaaaaactgAGGGTACTGAAGCTCctctatctttttttataatattatcttgagaTTATGGATACCTGttactattaaaatctaaattaacatgAAACAATTTTATGGTGCTAATTTCAAAATTGGGGGTGCTAAGCACACCCAAGCCCCCCTCAAATTGTGCCTATGGGTATAGTACTATAATCCACCATGTTAAAAATACGTACGGTTGACTATGGGTCATACATCAAGTAAAAATGGttaaagttttgttttattattgatggtttataattaataaaaattatcattaaaggtttttattaaaattcagtgGATAtccaatgatatttttaaaagtagggtaaataaaataatcaaaataaaaaaattcaaatggaTGTCCACTACTATTgtctacatatttaatatttagagtaGGTATTTTGGAGGGGGTATTGTAACTTGTTCGCCCATTATAGGGGCGAAAATTTTTTGTTGCCTATAgccgtaaaaaaattaaatccgcTTCTGCCGGCCCACGACGTGATCGCCTAAATCCTAAATGGTTCATTAACCCATTTCGGAAATATTTTACACCGATTTCGACGAACGAATTTCTAGACTCTAGATGTTAATAATATGTCTTTGATgacttacatataatatacgtctatGTATTGTTGAACTACATAATAACtaagaatattatacttacatgtaggtatgatattatatgtatacctaatacctatgtcATTGATTTTTATCATGTTATCACCAAAAATAATTGGTAAAGAACTAAAAACACAAACTAATACTCGTATAAATGTGAATGCATTATTCGTCCAATCATCCCCATCATGCATTCATTACAATTAAGTTGATTACGAACGTTTCGTCTTTCGAAAATATTAAGATTGAATGTATGTAGATATTAGTTATctatatacctaactatatgACGATTGGTCCccagtgttttaaaaataaatacattctcaaatatagtacaatattttatgagttaaggcaaatataaaaatcagcattttgaattatttagtaGTTTAATGTTGGTGTTATTCACTATTTGACAGTGGCATCACCAAGATTTTTTTCAAGGCAGGGCCAATGGGAGGCCAACAATTATATGGTAGggccataaaaaaattaaaactgagtatattattatgtctaaggTTAGGCCAGTGGTAGGACCACTGTATTTTCAAGTAGGGCCATGGCCTAGCCTTGCCCGTCCCTGGCACCTCTACTGCTATTTGAGGTATAGGGGCGAAGTTCCTACAAGTCTATGATAAATCTAAAGTTAGAACCCTAATCGAACTGAAATCTTGCATACACTATTGAAGTACCTAGTGTATTTAGAGTCGTATATGGAGGGGAGGATATGCCAAAGCTGCCAAATTCGGGTTGTACATCGtctaaaaataacttttctttTTTCGTCCATGTTCTCTTTTTACctaaagattattatatttattcacccTAGGTTTCACTTTCAATTTTTTGGGAAGCACTGTTTCAAGATGATTTGTGTTTAATatcttgttataattaataaaaatactaatttgagTAATAGTATGTATTGATTGTATGAATCTAGTCTGTGTATACCTATCTGATATTGgagtatttaacaaaaaatgtgcgtaataactaataggtaaAAGTAAcgtgttattgatttattatgaaataataaataatatgaacaaatttATGAATTTCGAAAATGTAAACCCTCTGAATAGTGGACCAAATTGTTGTAACCAAAAGGGCCCGctattcaatgtatttttaaccgaaaggaaattactttttttatcatatttggtCATAATCTGCTACTCCCCCCATTTATTACCAGGTTAGGTTAGTTTAAGTAGTTTGAAAAAAAGAGAgcttaatattttgtacacctACTCCAAATAAGAGAAAGcttgtattttctattttttgtacACTCTCTATgacaaatattagtaaaatgcatttttaatttacacaattttgtACATTTGGTAAATTGTGATAATTTTTGTATGACACTATAGGGACACTCCCAAAAACACTTCGCTACCTCTTTCATGAACTTatgatattactataatacttatttctattatttactgATTAGTAGGATGTTCTtggtactataaatttaatgaatgacTGTATATAAATACCTTGTAGTGTATTAttgacttttatatttatattttaaattattttatatattaaaaatgtacctataaaataaattgcaaatgAATCAAATCAGGTTCATTAGGTACCTTTAGCATTAACACcagaaatcaaaataaattctagtttttaatattatttgactttTTCTCtagttatatctatataaatagttacaactataatttaataataaaataacctagCATATAgttgtagatatatattatatattatggttaggttaggttaacacAGTCATCAGTAGTTGTGGGCGTGTTAAACTTTaacgtttaaaattttataatattaactatttcatTCTATTGGTATGTTATGAATATTCACCTCGTTAAGACGTTTAATTTGAGGTGTCACgtgctaataaaaaatatttacctgtaaaaaaataattgataattttaccgATCTTACATCtctacaattttgtatttacttttttttgtacaatacaattacaaaaattaaaaatgttgtacaactTTCAAATAGGTACAAGGATtccgtatttttatttctccaGCACGCCTTgccaattttcattaaatacaattttagttatcaCCCTACCAAACAATTACTAATATGGCAATTTCTGATAATCccttttaatgaatataaaatgttcactctgaataataagtaattattaggaaacagatttaaataaaaaaattgcatttttttccaaaaacatgtACCTATGCGTAGTATATGGCGAGGAGTGATGTGGCTGTGTAGTATAGCCAATCCGAGCCCACCCCAGCTAGCATACCTCAAACCATAGGAATAATAGGGTCATCGAATTTACTGAATTTTTGGTAAATTCAGAGGATCTAAAACCAGTCAAAACACATTATACTGGTATAAATGTATCATGGTATTGACATAACACAACTTAAAATGGTAAATTTTGATCGAGCTGCAACTCAGATGTAACGTACAAAAACCCGCGGAGTGTAATCGATTAAACCTTTTTGAGAAGCAAAATATACAACGAAAATATAACTAAGTATAGTACGCACTACCCAGTGACATATCCAGGAGAGGGGCCACAAAAACCATGCCCCCCTCATTGGCCGTATtcactattttttgttttaaagatttatatttatttgtaatttgtatacatgaACGCATACTACAATATGTCTTATAAAATTCTAGACAGTGTGCACCCCCTCCCCTAAACAATTTCTGGATACACCACTGAtaatacctaatggctaatacctACATGGCTATAGTGACTACCTATAACGGGCATTTTGTAAACTGCCTCCATAACCTATACAGTCAAAATTTCACTTTTGACATTCATTATGGTGTATACTGTGTAGGTGCCTACAGTAAAAATCACCACAATGAACATCATTTAGAATTATAGATACTGTTTAGTATTTCCAATGGACAAAACGCTACCTATATGTCCCGGTATGAGCTCATATTATGATTGTATGTTAAACTATTCATTAACGAGtatggttataattttataaactttacttataacagttataacgaGGTATTGATTACAACGAGTAAAATACATCTAATCATAGAACAAATATTCGGTTATTACAAGCAGGTCTTTATTTTTGTCctattgtgtacatattatttaagccAACGTGATCGTTATATTTTTCCGATATacctaattgtatttttaatttcgttaaTATGTATTACTTACATACTTTTATGTTGTACATATGAACATCATTTTTAGAAAGTtcaataaaagattattttcagaaattaaatttgaaaaattaataaaatattcatactccatgctttaatagtttaataaataattagatgcATAGTTCCAACATCACCTTATGGTACATACaacgtaattaataaatattatacgcaataaaatattacgattagTGATTATGCAATCAACATTCCTTTCTTTGTACGTCATCATATTATCGTTCGTCACTCAGTAGGTActcatcataattcatattacaattacatggatgtaataagtaatataaagaCTACAATCAAGGTGGATATATAGATATCCACCTTGACTACAATATAAAGAAAGATGAttacgtaatataaatatacctgtGCACACAAAAATACCTGTTTCGCTTAACGTATACGTGAAATATACAACAGTCTCTACAAACGAAGTAAATTTGGTACCTGTAGGCCTATAATCACCATCGTccatcataagtcataacatacATCAACTcacaaacttaataaaatattacattacattcaACATACAAGTCGtgtatgtattatgatataatatacacgatacaCCCCTCTACATAACcaatacacacaataatataaggCAAATGTCAAATCCTTATGAAAACGCATAATATAGAACATAACATGCGCTCAACGCTTCAATGACACGTCACACATGCATAaacaatagaaattaaaatattataaaatggtaaCATAACTAACTACAACACCATAGGGCACACAATCTCATCAAACCTTGTATACTTAAACACTTCATTTGTGAAAATCATACAACATAAGTCACGAGTCAAATACACGCGAATACACTATAGTCACGAAGTGACTAGGTACACGTGAACACCTATACCTACGTACGGTTCAAACATTGCGCGAAAAAATACCTACAGAGGAAATCGACTAAGAATCGATCACACAGGGTTCTCGTGGATTTCTCGTGTTAAAATAAGAATCTCCCATATGCGAAGGgagtgttaaatatatatacaactcACAGTAAAACATATCTTAACGAAATGTTAACGGTATGAACAGGAGAACGAATAAACGTTGACATGACGAAACAAAACaagaaaattcttaaatttttaaaacgaacAACGGAACAACCATAATcgacaaaatataattgaactGCATGATATGAcaatatatatgaatgtaacctaatgtaaataggtacttcaaaatataattgtgaCTAGTAATCGAGACAATGATACactgtaactataataattattactgttgCTGCAGAGTTgtaataaatatcgataaaaaaaatacagtggGGATAATATTTCCATAACAGGTCATAATGTCGACGCGAAAACAGCGATTACACCTCGCTTAATCGACTCCCTCTCATCAATCGGATGCTGCACTCGGCGCCAcacactgtattattatttattacaacaatCTACTCTATACACCAGGTCGACTACAGACGGATCCAAACGCCATCGCCATTCGCGCCATTCGACTTTTTTCCAACATTGGACCGTATTATAGTCCATCATTGCGTTGATCTAAACACCGGGCgtataatagttttgtattgatacgtatatatttatcttgtttcctaaaattaaaaaattatcgtgtttattattacactgcccaaataatatttcaacatacCTAGCTATTACCCATCCTTTATACCCGAGTGCTGGATCTGCGAATATCTCACGGTCCATTTTATCTATGGTAAGTACTGCTGCAATAATTGTAATTAGTATATTAGACTTTCCGTGTCCGATTGGTTTACCTAGTCAGAGACTAAATCCCTGAATTACACACGAATTGCGTACCAAAATAAGTAGACGAACTTTTTTAAACGAATTGCGTGCCTGACACAATTCGTGTTACTTTTTCATTTATACTGTTAATTGTTGTAAGTGGTTCCTAAAGTGATATtgccataataaataaatgccgGTTATATAAAAAGattgaaatttaattgtaaaaatataataatataaattataagtcataatcaATCACATTAGTTAGTTAGTTGTTCTTTGTGAGTTAGAACTTTTTTCTGCCCATTATTCCGgaagaaatattgaattttcatttatttatgtatctacTAAATAGTTATAGCGAACTCTATAGTTTTGTATTCATCTAGTTGAATAACAGACATTTCAAACGAAAAAATTTTCCAACTTCGTTTGGTTCTAGGAAAGATAATCCAATgctataagtaggtacttgtcTATTTCATTATTTAGGATATAATCTGAAGCCAAGCCTAGTTCTTGTATTTTTCTCCaccaatatttttatcgaaaatatcTATAAAGCTGAAGCTATAACGGCGTATTCCACCGCGTTGTGCATTGAACTAAGAATGCattggtttatttttcattcgaTGGAAAACGCCGCGGAATACGCATGTACGTTCAAAATGCTGTGTATAGCTCCGGCCTAAAAGTACAAACCACTAAAAAcaagttttcatttaataatatttatgttaatgataaatatttaattattgttataattttttaagaaatttaaaaatatcagaatgaaaaataaattttaaaaccactGGAAATCTCGGCGGGACGCAATTCGTTCAAATAGTTCGTCTACCTATTTTGGTACGCAATTCGTGTGCACCGCTGAATAGAGATCGATTTTAACCGAACTCTTATTAAGGATTCCGATACTCAATTACATTGGTAATTTACTGTAGGTATACAGTAGAAAATAAGTGACTACAATAACAGCCGGCGAGCGATCGCCTGACACGGGATGTACTTCATACAACGAGCAAAACGCTAGGTCTCGGCTCGTGGCTGtatgttaaaatttacatttacaacGAGCATAGTTGTAACGAGATATCGATTAAAacgagaaaaatataatatcgaattTTAGAACAAAAGTGTTCGGTTATTACGAGCTGGTCATTATGTTTTTCCTATATCGACATACAGTAATTACATTCAATTCTAACAACACATGTTTCACTactatgacattataatattatgttcaatcaTACAACATAACAATACTGGCGCAAACATCGAACAAAACAATTCTGACGTTTTTACGTAGGTAGTACACTAGTACCACACACCAACTTACAATACAGAGTGTATCACGATAAGttctgataataaattaaataatttgtgtaatGTTATGTGttctaataaactttttttaattttttttttttttatataattaatagatgTTTGTATTAGGTACACgtgtaaaataaactttttttatttttgttttttgtacagaaataaaaaaaataaaaatatccaatttataaacgtattccaaaaattgttttaacgtTCAcagtaattaatttgaataatccGTTTACGACTTATGAaagtatataaaagtatttgttCAACTATCTGCTACTAACGATAACCATATTccaatgttgataaaaatatgtacaatttagaCAAAACCGTCGTGGCGATAGCCGATAGGATAGAAAGGTCatagataataaagaatataGTTCTCATATTCGTTTTGACTActggtttttacttttgattttaattaaatatccaGTAGCAGTAAGTCCAACGAATATTTAAACGTTCATAAGTTGCAAACGGTGGtttttacacaaattaaatactgcaaatgttaaaactatttttatcaatatgtttataaattggctactttgaattttttattttctgtacaaaaaaataaaaataaaaaagtttataatacacGTTTAGTACCTACAAacttctatacattttatgaaaaaaaaaaaaattaaaaaatattgattaaaacacatattatttaatttgtcagaACTTCGTGATACACTGTAAATTggaaaatatgtaggtaccgaCTATTAGCAAGGTAGgcgaattaaattatacttacacaattttaacataaactAATTAAGCAtaaacacaaatacacaatacagtAGTTAGGTCACACACACATAAAACGATAAAACCGgcatattacttatatacattcatatttcataacttATAGCCCTttcacatttttactttttaattatttgtgttttattttaccaaACATAGTATCTAACTAGTTATCctcatttttgttgtttttgtatTCTACTATAACACAAGTATGAAAgagaataattaaaacataaaatgaatTTGTCaaattacaatcatttatttgtatcaattaattcttcaaattcaaatagcaataataaattgattaatttattatactcttctttttctttttctatgttattttaatattttataagtaataaactttatttattttaatttaattataaaaagtttaaaactaaacatatcttattttcataaaaataaaataaaaatatatgtatagtaaaaaataatattaacaataataagaatttaatattaatattgtgtaaaataaaaataataaatccctAGCATTTTTCTTCTTCAGGTTATACAGTTCCttcaattatattaacattaccactctgattataatataatctatctagcctatatattaaatcaataaaacaaaataatataatttagatttttatttccacttgataacatttatttagttacattaataaaaattatgaaaacaataataattttaatttgacctTTTAtctttatctattttatataactgtAGATTTACTTGCAAgctatttacttattaaattgtaatttaatattaattatcaatatattagtttaaatattaattgttatttttgaattatgtgTAACTTTAATTTAccttattttactttaaattcaagtccatgttcaattatttaaatagctctaaacactttaaatttaatagtgtttaatgttaaaattatgaattttaaattaaattaaatatagttattacttattaagttaaatagtaattaataatatttcaaaattatgataAGATAGTATTcggaaaatacgaaaaaaattaaaaaacatctcATGgcagtcataataattattatattaaaagtttaatgtacagtagaacctcgattatccgaACTGCAATTAGCGTATCCGAACATTAAAACTCGTATC encodes the following:
- the LOC132926440 gene encoding RING-box protein 1A-like — encoded protein: MNNDLVSKTEGTMEVNEEAGPSSSTSSREKKPRIEVLKWNGIALWSWDIVVDNCAICRNHIMDLCIECQANQSSHDDNSEKCIVAWGICNHTYHLHCISRWLETRQVCPLDNKEWTFQKYGN